The genomic window atcgagtctgtactgaccacaatcccacccaggccctatccccataaccccacatatttaccctgctaatcccccgaacactagggccaatccaccctaaccagcacatctttggactgtgggaggaaactggagcacccggaggaaacccacgcagtcacggggagaacgtgcagactccacacagtgacccaaggctggaattgaacccgggtccctgggcgctgtgaggcagcagtgctaacgactgtgccatcatgccgccctaaTGTGGAGTGTTCCTAATGgtgaggggagtccagaactagggggtcatagtttgaggataagggggtaaaccttttaggactgaggtgaggagaaatttcttcacccagagggtggtgaatgtgtggaattcactcccacagaaagtagctgaggccaaaacgttgagtgatttcaagaagaaattagatatcgctcttggggctaaagcgatcgagggatatggggggaaggagggggaatcaggatattgaatttgatgatcatccaagatcgtaatgaatggtggagcaggctcgaatggcctactcctgcttctggtttctatgttgatGAAGGcagctcgcccaccaccctcctggaggggcaattaggaatggacaataattaCTGGGCCCAGAGACGCCAACACTCCGTGAATGAATTCATTAAAAAGAACAGCAGAGAGACCAGCCCTGTGTTTGGGGACAGAATTCATCCCTTAACCACCAACGCTAAAGCAGATTATCTatcatttatcacattgctgtccctGGGAGATTGCGAGCAAAGTAGTTGATGCCTTTACTTGATTGAAATGAGGACTACactgtcaacaaagaacaagaacaaagaagaacaaagaacagtacagcacaggaaacaggcccttcggccctccaagcctgtgccgctcattggtccaactagaccattcgtttgtatccctccattctcagactgctcatgtgactatctaggtaagtcttaaacgatgccaacgtgtctgcctccaccaccctacttggcagcgcattccaagcccccaccactctctgtgtaaaaaacatccctctaatatcggagttatacttcgcccctctcaccttgagcccgtgacccctcgtgatcgtcacctccgacctgggaaaaagcttcccaccgttcaccctatctatacccttcataatcttgtacacctctattagatctcccctcattctccgtctttccagggagaacaagcccagtttacccaatctctccttgttCTTCATTGGGTACTTTGGATGTTCTTCATTGGGTACTTTGGATGTTCTTCATTGGGTACTTTGGATGTTCTTCATTGGGTACTTTGGATGTTCTTCATTGGGTACTTTGGATGTTCTTCATTGGGTACTTTGGAGTACCCGGCGGGTATTTGGGTTCGGAATGTAACCACGTTGATTGGTAATTCAGGCTTTCCATATGTGATGATGCCATGAGGCTGCATCTGGAGGCCGACATCTTGAGATCTGTTCAATCAAAGCCTCTCACAGAAACACCCGAAAGAAGCTTGCCTTCCTTATCCTTGCAACACCCAGGGCTCAGGACACTATATCAATGTTTGGgtgggcacggtgtcacagtggttagcactgccgcctcacagcttcagtgacccGGACTCAAATCCGGctttgggtgaatgtgtggagtttgcacgttcttcccccgcatctgcgttggtttcctccaggagctctggtttcctcccacggtccaaagatgtgcgggttaggtggattggccatggtaaattgccccttagtgtccaaagatgtgcaggttaggtggattggccatgctaaattaccccttagtgtccaaagatgtgcaggttaggtgcattggccatgctaaattgtcccttagtgtccaaagatgtgcaggttaggtggattggccatgctaaattgccccttagtgtccaaagatgtgcaggttaggtgcattggccatgctaaattgtcccttagtgtccaaagatgtgcgggttaggtggattggccatgctaaattgccccttagtgtccaaagatgtgcaggttaggtgcattggccatgctaaattactccttagtgtccaaagatgtgcgggttaggtggattggcgatgctaaattgccccttagtgtccaaagatgtgcaggttaggtgcattggccatgctaaattacttcttagtgtccaaagatgtgcgggttaggtggattggccatgctaaattaccccttagtgtccaaagatgcgcaggttaggtggattggccatgctaaattacctcttagtgtccaaagatgtgcaggttaggtggattggccatgctaaattgccccttagtgttcaaagatgtgcgggttaggtggattggccatgctaaattgccccttagtgttcaaagatgtgcgggttaggtggattggccatgctaaattgttccttagtgttcaaggatgtgcaggttagggggattggccatgctaaattgttccttagtgttcaaggatgtgcaggttagctggattggccatgctaaattgccccttagtgtccaaagatgtgtaggttaggtggattggccatgctaaattgtcctttagtgtccaaggatgtgcaggttaggtggattggccacgctaaattgcctcttaatatgctaagatgagcaggttgggtggattggccatgctaaattgctcattagtgtccaaagatgtgaaggttctaccgAGATGGCCAACCCTTGAAGCGCCTGCGCAAGGTTAATGATACAgtggtacggcacggtagcacagtggttagcactgctgcttcacagctccagggtcctgggttcgattcctggctcgggtcactgtctgtgtggagtttgcacattctcctcgtgtctgcgtgggtttcctccgagtgctccggtttcctcccacagtccaaagatgtgcgggttaggctgattggccaggttaaaaattgccccttagagtcctgagatgcgtaggttagagggattagtgggtaaatatgtgggggtagggcctgggtgggattgtggtcggtgcagacttgatgggccgaatggcctccttctgcactgtagggtttctatgattctatgattcatctatcAATGACTCGCATAACCGCGGAGCCTGATTCCGGCAAAAGTGAGTCGATTGCTCCTTGAAATGTCAGGACTATCTGTGGGACATTATCAAGGTGAGCCATCAGCAGGTTTGCGCGGAGGGTACGAGTCCCTGCCTCTTTTGGGTTCGAGGCCCATCTGGATACAACACAGGGGAGTGTTCAAGTCCTGGGCCCTTTTGGGTACACATTTGGGTTAGAGGGCCAGTTCTCGATCGAGGCATGTGCGAGTTGGGTTTAAAGCCCCATTTGGGTACAGTACTGCGCAGAGGTTTGAGGCTGGTGTTCAGTAATTACCTAGGCTTGGTCTCAATATAGAGATAACCATTACACTGTTTCCGTAACTTCATTCTGTCTGCAGTACTCTGGTCCGTCAAAGGTGGTGCTCTAGATTACATGaccacactctgtcagagagagagacagacagagcagcTTATACTGCcagaacaatggggcggcacggtggcacagtggttagcactactgcctcacagcgccagggaccccgggttcaattccggcctcgggtcactgtctgtgtggagtctgcacattctccccccaccccgtgtctgcgtgggtttcctcccacactccaaagatgtgcaggttaggtggattggccatgctaaattgccccttggtttccAAAGATCattgaatcctagaatccctacagtgcagaaggaggccatttggccatcgagtctgcaccgaccacaatcccacccaggtcctattcccgtaaccccacatatttaccctggtaatcccctgactccaggggcaatttaacacggccaatgcaccctaacccacacatctttggactgtgggaggaaaccggagcacccggaggaatcccacgcagacacggggagaatgtgcgaactccccacagacagtgaccatgaCAGTGACAGTGCAGtttagggtgaattggccatgctaaattgtcctttcatgtccaaagatgtgtaggttaggtggattggccatgctaaattgtcccttagtacccaaagatgtgtaggttaggtggattggccatgctaaattaccccttagtgtccaaagatgtgcacgttaggtggattggccatgctaaattgccccttagtacccaaagatgtgtaggttaggtggattggccatgctaaattaccccttagtgtctaaagatgtgcaggttaggtggaatggccatgctaagttgccttttATTgtctaaagatgtataggttaggtggattggccatgctaaattaccccttagtgtccaaagatgtgaaggttaggtggattggccatgctaaattgctccttagtgtccaaagatgtgtaggtttggtggattggcatgctaaattgcctattagtgtccaaagatatgaaggttaggtggattggctgtgctaaattgccccttagtgtccaaagatgtgcaggttagggggattggccatgctaaattgccccttagtgtccaaagatgtgcaggttaggtggattggctgtgctaaattgccccttagtgtccaaagatgtgcaggttaggcggattggccatgctaaattgccccttagtgtccaaagacctgTAGGTTAGTCGcgatggtaaatgtgtgatgtTAGGGGGAATAGGGCGGGCGAGACAGCCTAGGCGGGAAGGTCTGTCAAAGTCGGTacagattgatgggctgaatggcctcttctgcactgtagggattacatGATTGTGTGATAAAGTCTTCCTTTCTTTGTTGCAGGAAATACTCTTGTTCTGCTTCAAACTGGAAGAGTTCCGGCCAAAGCTGGACAACGCCATCGCCCAGTTGAAGGCGAGCGGGGCGGATTGGGAAGATCCCATCCTTCTCGCGGCCTCCGACGTCCGACGCGTGTTCCTGAGCCCGGCCGTGGTGGACGGCGTGTTGCCTGGGAAGACCATCATATGGGACTGGGTGCCGTACAAGCCACTGGCCAGCAATCTGGAGACCCTGCTCAAGCAAGACATCGTCTGGATGGCGGACAACAAGGGAGAGCCAAGGGTCCTCAGCCTGGGCACTGCCCCCTACGGAATACCCATCGAGGCTGATGCCCACCGCCTCAATATCGACGTCCTTGGAAAGCACTTCGCCTGTGCCCGGAACCAGTTCCTTGCCCAGCTACGGCAAGGGATTGGCACCATGCAGGGCCCCTTGTACTGTTTGCTGTTCCTGGAGCCATGTCTGAGGCAGGAGATGCTCTCCTTCTGCCAAAACTCCATGGGCTTGCACCAGGACAGGGTCATTGAGGGGCAGAACGTGCTGGAGGCGGACATGTAGACCGGCGGCTGAGCACCGAGTCACGAGGGATCAAGTCCCACTCTCAGGACTTGCGTGCGCATCTGCAACCGCAATGATCAATGGTTTGAtagttctgtgtttgattatgcaaGCCTTGTGACTGATctgtgctcactgtgcttgattaatTGAGCTTGGCCGTTGACTCAGAGCAAAGTAAATGGGCACCGGAAGAGAAACAGATGTGAGGCAATTTTTGTGACTGTTTTAAAACATCTATAAATAAACTCATTGCAGAGTTGCATTGTGCCGAGCTTGTTAAGCCAAAGATCCCAGCCCGTTTTATTCAGTCAATGTTATCAAAACGTGGTCCTCTTTGAAAATaaaagagggtgggggagggcgagTGTTGGTGGGattaacccccccacaccctaccacccccccaaccaaacCACACCAGAAAGGGTTTAATTGGTTATTTTCTCACTTCTgtctctgggatcttgctgtgcaggcaCAAAAGTTGGCATTTTTGCCTGCAGTCCATCACTTAGCCAACTCTACATCCTCACTTGAGGCTGATTGCTGcacttaagaatcatagaatccctgcagtgcagtgggaggccattcagcccatcgagctcccactgacaaaaatcccaaccaggccctatccctgtaaccccaagtatttaccctgctaatctccctgacgctgaggcaatttagcatggccaatccacctaacctgcacatctttggactgtgggaggaaaccggagcacccggaggaaaccaatgcagacacaaggagaacgtgccaCCTCCacacaacagacagtgacccaagccgggaatcgaacccgggtccctggagctgtgaggcagcagtgctaaccactgtgccacggtgccaccctcaggggcaatttagcatggccaatccacctaacctacacatctttggacaccaaggggcaatttagcatggccaattgatccAAACTACACCCCTGTGGATAAAAGttaaagggaaaatttagcaatggccaattcgC from Mustelus asterias chromosome 31, sMusAst1.hap1.1, whole genome shotgun sequence includes these protein-coding regions:
- the LOC144481707 gene encoding histidine N-acetyltransferase-like encodes the protein MEGASHGLEFCLAQEADFEAVMSISGDVYGGLDYLPVRYHAWLKEPHRKVVLAKKKGQVVALVSTSILDDGCTVVVEGLRVAPTERGKGIAGHIQQHCLDLVRVDFPQVKVRRYVRSGHFGPECLAKYRPICRQEILLFCFKLEEFRPKLDNAIAQLKASGADWEDPILLAASDVRRVFLSPAVVDGVLPGKTIIWDWVPYKPLASNLETLLKQDIVWMADNKGEPRVLSLGTAPYGIPIEADAHRLNIDVLGKHFACARNQFLAQLRQGIGTMQGPLYCLLFLEPCLRQEMLSFCQNSMGLHQDRVIEGQNVLEADM